One Citrus sinensis cultivar Valencia sweet orange chromosome 5, DVS_A1.0, whole genome shotgun sequence genomic window, TTAAAAACATTTGTTGGGAGTTACATGGAAGTCTTTGTTGTCTTGCTTCGTTTGAGGGTTTGAAAGAGCAATCCATCCATGCAAGACTTTTGAATTTGGTTGATTTGTGTGTCCCACTAAagtcaatattttataagatcAACTTTGGATCTCCTCATAACCTTTGCCTTTTCCACTTTATACCGTTGTGTAAAATCAAACTATTCCTCATTCAAAAGTAATTGTTGTAAAGTCGCTTTTCAATAGAAGAATTTAGTCATTACTCCATGGATGTGTGCCTCTTTCTTCATTGCTCCTTTTCATGTATTTTGCCTTTCGGTTTATCATTTTCTAAAGTTTAATTACTCATAATCATTCATATGAACCAATATAAAgatgattttttctcaaaatataaaatttgggtGACGTTCTTTTTTGTAAGATATATAATAAGAGTCTTTAGATTGGCAAGCAAAAATTGCACTAAAAGTTTGTTCCAATTATGTGTGTTCATGGTGGAGAATCTCATTATCTCGACAATCATGTAAAATATGTAACAACTTTTATAATCAATCAAAACATAATCTTATATGCACATTATTGACATGCAAGAAGAGTCTTACCAATTATTTCTATAATAATGTATATAAATCTACACAtgattattgtaattattattattatttcgaTCGACTGTCAATCTTTTGCCTAGGTCTTGATTTTCTATCtaccaaaatataataatactgataataattttttaaaatcaactttAATATAATGACTAATGACGAgcgaaattaatatattagacCAAGAATATTCTAcaacttttataattataaataatgagTCATCAAGCTACTTTACAAACTCAACGTCCCACctaaaagtacaaaaaaaaaactcattaaaaggaagaagagaatGGCAGCAACTAGCAAGAAAGTGAAATAAAACCAACTCAATTAGTTGggaactttttattttttatttttttaaagaaaagaattagTTGGGAACTTTGAAAAGGGCTGGAAGCAATCAAATACAGGATCATGTATGTGAAAAAATCATTTAGTCTGTGTCTTTCTTCCATCTGTCTCTCTATGGACCATTCAAAAAATGGCAAACAGTTCATCTCACGTTGATTAGTGACAATAAACAAGCAAATTTCGCTTTTAATTCTGTGACACGTACCATTGAGGTTTTTATTTACGCCCAAAAAAAGATAAGGAAAACGACTATATCATTCATAGAGGTCTAGTTTATCAAGGCACATATTCTGCATTATTAGCTTATCAACATATGCCTTAACTCTCAGCATCTTTCCAATTTTGGAGCATATTACAATATTTACAGAGTCTAACAACAAGATCGTCTCACGGTTATGAAGTTGCTTCTGTTTCATTCCCAATCAGCATCGAAGAATCCGGCATCTTTCATCTCAGAGTAATATACATTCTCTAAGCGCAAATCTTCCTCCTAAATCACCAAAAACAATAAGTTGTGCGTCATAGCTATACATTAATGTATCATCATGTTATTTCCCGAAAGTCAGTTGACAAAATTCATGACTAAGAAACTAAAAGGAATCgagataaagagaaaaatatcttGAGATCAATGAATGGTGTTAATTACCTGGAAGAAGTCTGCCAAGAACGTTACGTATATAAGAGGAAGATAGAAGGCATGGTAACACACATTTGTGACACCATACAGCCTGTAAAATAACATCATCAGCATATTAGGAATCGAGGACAACTGAAGGATGACATATTTAAATAGGTCATCTACATAAACTTCTGCTTTAAAGAGTGGTCCAGACTTACCAGTACCCAAAACTAGCTCCATTAAGCACACAAGCAAACAGAGCAAGGGCATTCAAGATAAACATAATACTGATATATTTGTAGAATGCTGGTCTGGCTGCAAAAATGGAAAGCAGACACTAAAATTACAACATGCAGTTTTTTGATGGGTATAAAAACCACTCGTTAAAAAATGCATATAATTGACATACCAGGTAACCTTTCTCTCCACTTGGAGTGGTACATGAACAAAATGATTCCATACACTGCTGTTAGCACCAGCCTATGTACAACCCACAAACCCCATTTAACATGAGGCGATTGCCCATTGCTATCAATGAACAGAGGGATCCCAAATCCAAAAAGGTAAACCGCCtgaaagagaaataaataatgaaagacCTTTTCCTTTTACCGTACTGTGTGAATGCCAAATAGGAAAAAGAACTACATTATGataaaccaaagaaagaagacATAGAAATGACTTGATACAATTCTGCAGAGCATTATCAAAAGCATGTTGATCAATATCAGCAAAAGCTTAAATATACATGTTTTCTCAGCAGTTCACGTCCGGTCAATCAATATAAAGTTGGAACCTCAGATAGAACCTTTTTAGATTGGATGGGAATGACTGAAAATATACTAAGTTGTACTATGTCAAACCAGAGACCTTGATTCTTCCCAGAATTTGGCATACTTTTTAATTGCAGATTTCTCCAGTCCCGTGCTAGTATCCTATGGTCAAGTATAGATAAAGCTTGAGAAAAAGGAGGAAGAGTGAAAGACATACCTTGAGAATTATATCCAGCCCAACAACGAGTCCTGAGATACCAAAGGTGCGTGCTAAGGCTTCCGGCCCACTTGCATAACTCCCTTGGAACAAAAAGGCCAGCAAGCTTACTTCCAAAAACAGCATCCCAGATTTTGTAAACAGAGATAAGATATTCCATGCAACTTCTTTCCCACGAGTGCACTCCCATGCCTGTGTTAGCAAACAAAATTTAGTTTGATCTTAATCAGTAGGTCCAGAGAAGTCCAGCAAGAAACTCACACGATAAGCTTACCACAGGCAATCGCATGAAGCATCCTCTGATCATCTAAGACCAGGGTAACATTCCTCTTAAATGCAAGCAATTATAGCATCATAAACATCAAAGCTTTAGAATtctaacttaattttaaaccATCACATGGAAGTAAGTGTTGGCTTAGTCAACATCAACTTTCAATGAAAGAGAGTTAGCAAGGACAATTACAGCCAATTAAGTGAAAGTTTAGAGGCCCGCACATTAGACCAAATGAACTAACTATCCCTCAAACTGGCTTCATTTTAATTGGACTAGCTGAGAGCCAAATGAGTCACACTGAACACAAGCCATAGACAATATTGACAATACTCCTACCGAATGAGATTACCCACATAAATGCTATTCGAATTCTAAAGAGTACCCATCATTCCAGTCACCcgtaataaaagaaatattgcTTCATTTACTGCTAccaatacaataaaaaaattgcagcAAAAATACGAAATTTAAAAGCTTTGATTGAAACCCACAAACCTGAAGGCAGCACCAAGCAAGGCTGAGCAAGCTAACAAGCCAAAGACAACCATAATAAGCAATCATGATATGGGATCGTCCATTGGATAGCTTCGAGAAGCTCTTTTTAGCTTGAAACGAAAGGTAGAGCACAAAACAAACCGAAGACACGATCAAAACGACATTGTGCAAGAACCCATGACATTCAACAAGCCACTTATAGAGTCCCGACCCAAAAAAGGAACCCCCTTTGACAATTGAAGATGAACTGTAATTAGGGTTTTGTGACAATGCAATTAAAGGAAATGGAGATTGAGCAATTTGGTCAAGAACTCGCATCTTGTGGGTAGTGCATGCAGattaaagaaataagagaaaaccctaaccctaaacttagatttcaattaatttttttcaattgggCAATTTAGAATGTCTGAATGGGCAAACCTCGGAGCTTTGGCTACGTGTCTGGGTTGAAGGATTGACGTTGCGAGTCGTCAAAGGTGCTTATCTCCTAcgatgaaaatgattttataaaaattaaaagctttactaaattataatttatttaattttcaataaagtCCTCATTATttgcttaaaaataaaaccaaaccAATGGTTTGCGGAATTCATCATTTAAGTTCCCTTAACTTACCATGTAGAAAGGCTTTTTTAGTAGTTGAATGGATGCAAGTTCTGACTTGCATCTTAACTCTAaaccttttttattattgagaaATTATATCAATTGAGTTAACTGAGACCtacttgttatttttattaaaataaaaatatttaattacacaagtatgtaatttaatattttcacaCGAACACACCTTTTAAACATGAGAAATATGAACAATCTTACTCTTACCTCATTTTTTTCCACTTAAAGCTCATCTATACTCAAATATTCAACCAATATTTAAGTATAATGTTACATCCGATAAACTCATCTTTTGAGTGTGGCGGCTCCTTATCTTAAACATTATTCATGgtattatttttagagtaaacatgttttagaaataatgaatttGGGCATTGTTGACTTGACGCATTactcaaaaaccaaaataggGTGGTAAAAGGGTTAACAACTTTAAAGTTTAACAAAACCACATGTAACTTGAAAGATTTCTCCGAAGGTAAAATTTTTGCACTAACATATTGGAAGGAAAGTTACAACACCCCTAGTCATGGGTGGAGGAAGTAGGTAAAAGCTTGGGTGGATAGTGGCCCCAGCCGCCCCAAGCTAAAACTAAGTACAAGTGAAACAAAGGTATGACTTCAAATTTCACCGTGTCTTTGAAAATTCTACGTATGGACCTAATTTTTGCACAATTTTGTTATGGCTGACTACATTTTTCGATTTCTCTACTTTGGGCCCTACTGtttagagctggcaaaacgggTTATcgggtcgtgttcgtgtcgtaTCAGCTTcatgtcgtgtcaaatttaggttgacccaaacccgacccatttaataatcgtgtcaaaatattgagacccaaacccgaaacggaaaaataatcgggttacccaataacccgtttaatatctatatattgaacaaaaattacatcaaatatttacacactatcatacatacgtatgtacataaatatatacatatatatgtacataaatacatacatacatacatacatacataatttatcgatattataaaatatacatatctaccaatatattatacatttacactattgaggttttaattatatatatatataaaatattatatattaatattataaaatatacatgtctatcaatttttacacatttacagtattgaagctctaaatgtatgtaaaattttataaataaaacactgtgtttatatttaaccttttaaagaataaaaaaaagaaaatcatctctaatatttgagttttaattataagaatatgtaaattattttaaaataaaaaatataatcgggtcattgatcaggtaaatgggtcaaaaattttaacccaaacccgacacggaaaaaaatcgtgttgacccggacccgacccatttaataatcgtgttaaatttgacgacccatacccatttattaatgtcgtgttcgtgtcgggtaatcgggtcgtgtcaaattttgccagctctactACTATTagcctcaaattttttttttaatacaatgtTACAACTTGTTCTTTCTCATGAACTCTGTGAAAGTAGTGGTTTTATAATAGTCCTTGGGATCCTAATTTTACAATAGTACGCCGAGCAATTTCGTCCAGCCACTTTCGTACAATTTTCTGaatagaaaatgaataaaatgaaataaggaatatatatatattggctctgataccagtagaaaataggatcgaaggatggatgtgctttcgTTGGAATTCAAAATAAAGGAATCtgatattaacaattattaagaTCGGAACggcttaatcaaattttagtaGTCAAATTTTAGATATCTGAAATACGTGACTCGTTTACCAACAATGCAGACTAGACTAGCGCCTATTCAGGATCGCCTCTGGAATTTACGTCGTCGGATTCCCGTCGATATACTCAGATATGTTTACCAACTTTAAATATTAGGTTCTTTAAGCAAACCTAACAACAACATACATCTAAAGGCTcatacacagtaccagatctCAATCCTCAAttgtatttttctcttctccctccattccttcagagcacaATTTTtgggatatatatatatatcatacatattattttctaacgggaaagaaaatatcatataaatataGTAGAGAGTGGACTATTAAAGTAGGATTCATTCAACAACGCCGCTTTATCATCCAAGCTTTCAACTTCAAACCACTCTATTTTTGATTGATCAAATCTGTAGACGTGCCAGCGACAGTCATAATTTTGACTATCATGGTAGTGATACCAAGCAGGATCATTGCAAACCACCATTGACATCAAAagattgttgttattattaccaTCGCACTCCACATGAAAAACTTTCATAATGCGTTCTCGAGGCTCTTCAGAATACGGGTGTGGAAGTAATTTCCAGTCGTTCGATGTAACAGTGAAGGCCCCTATAACTCTCGGATTTAAACAACAGTAGAGGACTCCATCCATATATTTTACGTCCTCTACAGAGTCAAAATCACCAGCAATCCCACGCTTAGACCATTTTTTATCTCCAGGTTTACAGTTTACACATACGGATACAATTCCGGATAATATGAAAACCGAAGACCACACTCTCCGGAGAAACTGGAACCGTTGACAAGCTTGCTTGTTGCACGCAGAATTGATTTTGCGATAGTCCGTATCCGGAAGTTCAATGATTTCGCCGGTGAAAGGATTGTAGAAGCAGAGTCAAGTTTTCCTGTTGCGGACACCCTGTTTTGAAAAAAGCACCCAATCCTGTTTTGAATCAATAGCCCTAGGAGTACCATTACAAATTCCTTCAAGGTTTTGTCTTCTTGTATCAGTACGGACATCGAAGACTCTGTATACTTTGTTTGTGAGAAGGGTCGTAGAGACGGCACGAACCGGAATTCCAGCCCATCTTCCAGGGCAATTTATCCGCATATTTGACAATATTTGCTGCTTGCCAACTCCTGCAAACTGCCCGGAAACGTATCTGATCGACGCATCAAAGACTATTGACAATCAAATCTATGACATCACGAGGAAGATCAGACCATGAACAAAACTGTCTTTTGCGGGCCATTgcaaacaaattgaaaatccGACTGTTATACGAACCAGTCAAGCCGAGTCTGCTCATGTGACTAGGCCACACGCCTTATCCGGAATAATCTTCCTCGAGGAGTCATTTTAGGCCAAGAGAAGCACATTCTACTCATGTGCCTTGATCGTGATGCTTTTCACCCCAAaacacatatattattttgagtAGAGATACTAACACtctaaaaaaaagttgataaCCGGCTTCACAtgttatgtttaaattttatccataattaaatcatattttaataaataatgttatacATCTCAACTAGTATCCCaactctatgaaataaaatctttcacGTAAGCTAGAAACAACTTAAGCAACAAATGATTTTCTCTTACAAATAATGAAAGCCGAGAGATGAGAAAagatgaactttttttttttttttttttttttttttttttttttttttttttaatgtagaaTCTAGCTTGCactattcttttcttttccaaatcATAATCAAAGGTCACTCTATGAtaccgttattttttttattatttttttataacattaataatataataaatgtgtgcaattgaatttaatcgacgatattcattatttctattcatgaaaaaatttcttttatttaacaatattttaaaccGGTTAAAATGcactatttaaattttaaaaagaaaagaagaaaaagatgatgaatgtttcaaatttttaggaCAATGTAACTCTTATGATCAGAGTTGTATACAAATTCATGTTGAGTTCAAAATCCTAAATCGACTTAAGGTGTGTTTGAGATTAAGGTTGagcagctgtaacttaaaagttacaacactaaaatgtttggtaaacactagctgcTATGACTTGTAACCAAtgttcatataattttttacttgtataatgaaaaatctattatatttttaataattttgttcaaattattatttaaaatttatatttactacatattattaattttaatttaatatttacaattttttttccacaacaaCTATACAAACCTTAAATTCCTTATTTATATGAGAAATTTCCCCTTCATCCTAATCGAGATTTATCATTTCTCGATGGGTATATTATGTTGAACTTTAATTGATCAAGACATAAATACTCATAAATTCATGCAATATagattttgttgatgaaaacACCATGTGCCTCACACAacctatttttcattataatttaatgttttcatttgaccaatacaaaataatttgttcGCATCAGCAGCATTACCAATTCTATATAGGATagcatcataaaattaaaaaagaaaaagaaaaaaaattaaagagtatgcataaacttaaaaacaggaaaaaaataaataagaaaattaccACCTAATTGAGGAGGTAGAATCCAAGTTTGCAGCAACTCTTTTCCTTCCCATCATAATCAGATCATTAATCTACAAATATCCAAATTTATTGATCTTCTCACAGGGGGCTGAATCCAAATTTGGGTCGTGTCCTCCTCCTTCCAATATTCATAACCCCGAATTCTCGGAGCAACTTTTGATGAGTCACTTTCAACAGGCTTCCGAATAAATTCACTCCATTGATCACGGATGTAAGAATAGGGACCGAACCAATGCATTATGTTTGCAAATGCACACCCCTTTTCTACAGGAACCCACCACAAGCACGAAGCACCCATGAACAAAGCTCTATCATCCAAgcattcaatttcaaaccaATCCATTTGTGACCGATTAAGTGTGAAAACACGATATCCAGAACTATTAACAACTTTAGCCAAAATCAAAAGGCTTCCATCATACTCAGTCAAGTatttatacataaataaaatcgACGGTGGATATGGGAGTATTTCCCAATTTTGGGACGCAACGTTAAAGGCAACAATAGCGTCTAGAGAAAAGAAGGAACAGTAAAGGAATCCATCCGCACGCACCATATTTTTAACATATCGATAATTATCTTGAAACCGGAGCTCAGTCCAGGTTGTATCTCCAGGTCTACAAATGCTAATACAACTTATCTCCATTACACCTACCCATATTACAAAAATCACACAATCTGGAGAAACAGGAGTCGCTGAGAAGGTTGCTTTGGCGATACTAAACTCGCGCCATACAGGAAGGTTAATGATCTGATCAGCAAAAGGTGAGTAGAAGAAGAGTGGAGAACATTTTCGACCCCGGAAATAACGTTTTTCTCTCCCTCGAATAGCACCCAACCATTTTTTGAATCAAGTGGCCTTGCACCCAACAGTGTTGTTCTGTTTTTGTCACTAATGAAAACAGTGAATCTTTGTTTGTGACAAGGGTCGTAGAGATAACATGAGTGAGAATTATAACCCATCAACCACGTAAATTTATCCCTATATTGGATGTCTACTGATCGCCATCTCTTGCAAACGGCCCGGAAACGAATTTGATAAACAACATAAAGACGGCTGACGATTAAATTTATGATGGTAAGAGGAAGATCAGACCTTGATCGCCTTTCAAGCTTCTGCTTCTTCTCCTTGATGCCACCAGCCATTGCACAACAAAATTGATTCTCCGAAAGTAAACTTCTGAGTGTTATAGGAAGGATTTAGGgcatttttttccctaataAATTGGAAATGGGAAGGCCCAAGGGCTTGACCCATCTTCGAATCGTTCCGGGcttaagaattaaaatttgggCTTTCCTGCAGGTCTAGTATGTGACAGGTGTGAAATCATGTACTTACTGCGTCACACAACACGCAATAATTGGCTTCCGGCTTCCCCTGTAGATAAACTTTATTATTCTGATCATTGTCTCAACTCCACGCGCAGAATCTGGGCAGTCTTGCTCTGTAATGAAGTCTTGCTTATTTGCTAAGCATTTGTTGAGTCTCAAGTCACAAAGCCTTCACTTTGGCATATGAAggacatatattattttcagtaCAGCTACTAACACTTATGAAAGTACTTATAAACtgctttatatttaaattttatctacaATTAGATCATTATTAGAAAACTAATGTTGCAAGTCCAAATTGGTATCCCAAATATATGAAATCAAACATTTCACGTAGGCTACATGCAACATAAATAACAAGTGATTATCTTTCACAAATAATGAAAGCTTGGATAGGATAAAAGATATGAGAAAAGATGAATTCTGGTGTTTTTTTAGTAGTATTACACATTTCaagatttttatcataaaaaccTATCTCAAATGATGTGACTTTAATCAATTCGTTGGTAAGATAATATAACTAATTCACTTgaatttataaagaattatCCACCACGAAATGAATGACACATCacttaaaatgaaatttgagataaaaaatttagaatgtttatcgttattattattattatttaaaaagcgTGCATAAAATttggataaaataaaacaaaataaatcacatcTACATTTGAGGATGTAGAATCCA contains:
- the LOC102628115 gene encoding protein CANDIDATE G-PROTEIN COUPLED RECEPTOR 2 produces the protein MRVLDQIAQSPFPLIALSQNPNYSSSSIVKGGSFFGSGLYKWLVECHGFLHNVVLIVSSVCFVLYLSFQAKKSFSKLSNGRSHIMIAYYGCLWLVSLLSLAWCCLQAWECTRGKEVAWNILSLFTKSGMLFLEVSLLAFLFQGSYASGPEALARTFGISGLVVGLDIILKAVYLFGFGIPLFIDSNGQSPHVKWGLWVVHRLVLTAVYGIILFMYHSKWRERLPARPAFYKYISIMFILNALALFACVLNGASFGYWLYGVTNVCYHAFYLPLIYVTFLADFFQEEDLRLENVYYSEMKDAGFFDADWE
- the LOC107176233 gene encoding F-box/kelch-repeat protein At1g57790-like, producing MAGGIKEKKQKLERRSRSDLPLTIINLIVSRLYVVYQIRFRAVCKRWRSVDIQYRDKFTWLMGYNSHSCYLYDPCHKQRFTVFISDKNRTTLLGARPLDSKNGWIINLPVWREFSIAKATFSATPVSPDCVIFVIWVGVMEISCISICRPGDTTWTELRFQDNYRYVKNMVRADGFLYCSFFSLDAIVAFNVASQNWEILPYPPSILFMYKYLTEYDGSLLILAKVVNSSGYRVFTLNRSQMDWFEIECLDDRALFMGASCLWWVPVEKGCAFANIMHWFGPYSYIRDQWSEFIRKPVESDSSKVAPRIRGYEYWKEEDTTQIWIQPPVRRSINLDICRLMI